Within the Arachis duranensis cultivar V14167 chromosome 10, aradu.V14167.gnm2.J7QH, whole genome shotgun sequence genome, the region tttttttttcattcaaaaaatttgagatgaaaaatataataataaaaaatataattataaaaaattaacaaaaataatgaaaaataagttgcCCCTTGTCAGTGTCACCGTGTTTTTCTTGtcaggatggacacaaaatatactaattcagtGTCTTTGTCCATGTCTCTTCTGTCAAACacgattttgtgtctctgtatCCCTATCTCAGTGTCCTGTCTCTGTAAACAAACACAGCCTAAAATCGTTTTCATAAGTAAACAGAACTGCCGGATGGTTAGTTATCTACCTCGTCAATGATATACCAATATACATTGACCCTATTCACATTTTCTTTCCGCTGCCTTTCTTCTTTAGTTTCAAGCTCTTCATGGACAGCACACCAGAAGTGCTCTTACCTTCAAACTTTTTGGTCATCTTTACAACACTTGACATACCCTTTCTCGCTGCAGCACACTGCTGTGGTCGGCGACTCATCATTTTTCTATCAAGTGGCCAGTATGCATATGGTTCGAGCTTGTCTTTCCTCTTCACATCTCCCCTGGCTTTCTTGCTAGTATATTCGTTTCCCGTGTAAGCCCACCCGGAGTCTGATGTTTTCCTTCGCTTCTGGGCTTTAGTTCCACACCTCCCAGACAAGTGACTATCAGGCTCACTCCTAGCATCGTACTCGGGTTCGTCAGGCTTTTCCTTCCTCTGCTTCCCTTCCTGGCGGATAATCAAACGTCCATGGGGATCTAGCTCCATCTCATCATCTTCGAACCTTGATTTCCTTTTTAGATGCTCAGATGATCTCAGAGCAGACCATGCTTTCTTGcgatcaagcaaatcaagtggttcatcatctgattcgTCCTCAGGCAGTTTCTTCTTTAGCCTGATGTTGGACCTATAGACAACCAAAAATTGAGAACAGTCCAATTGAAGTTACAGAACAAATCAAAAAACATTTTGCGGTAATATATTAAGTTAGATCTTACAAAATGTTTGATCTATGTGAATTTAATCATtacatcttaaaaaaaaataagataatcaGCAAAAGAATCCAGCCAGTAATAagaatggacaagcagaagatGCATCCTACCTCACTGAGGTTGCTGCTGATCTGCCCCTGCCAGAGATTGTCTTGGCATTTAGATAGTCCCCATAAGTCCCGTCAATTTCTTCATCAAAATCTGAAAAGATTTTTGTATGATTCCACATACTGTGCCTGAAAATAAGTTTACATATATTTGTCAGACGCATAAAAAACATTGTGCATAATAACAAAAATCACAAGACTAATCACAACTTCAATGCCAAATTAATGCACAAAAATGTTGTTTTAAAATGGTAATTGGTGCATCATACTGGATGTAACTGTTCTAGTTAGTCACTAAACATAACATAAAAGTCCACTTTGCTTTCATATATGCAACAATTATACACACTTGCAAAATGATACTACGTCAATGTGACATTGGGTAGAAATCCAAGAGTCACAAGCATAGGTTTCTGCTGCTGAAACTATTTTCCCTATTCCTAATAATGCAACCAAATACTTTGACTGATACCTGGACTTGGTTGCTTTTGAGAAATGTGTTTTAGTTTCCTCAGATTTAGCAccccattttctctttttctgttCCTGGATCTGTTACGAAATGGATTGAAAATCTCAGAAAAACTCTTCCAAAGGAAGGGGGGGAAAAATACACTATAATGCTTGCCCAAACCTTGCATATGTTGGTAAGAAGTTTCATATGTTCTTTAGGTATGACATCTTTAACAGCACCCAGTCCACACTTTGTGACAAGCATTCCCAAGAGAAGTTTAACCTGCAAAGAATTTGAATGtgttagcacttagcagtttACAGCATGAACAAGCATCTACAAAACGACAGTCATCCATGATAACATATTTACAAAACTGCAGTTTTCCACAAAAATACCACGTAAAATAACCAAGCAACCTTTGCTTTAAAATGATTTTGGGTGCTGTTTTGCCACTTCAACAAAGCCTCCACTATGCTCGGTAGGCGCACTTTTAACTCTTCTGCTTGTGATTTGACTACTAATACCTTCAATAAACCCAAATTTGCCTGCAGCATGACATGAAAAACATACCTAGTCCTGAAGTTTAGCAAAATATCATTTCCTTCAATCATCACTAGCAGGAAATCAATCAGATAGAGAAGGACAAACCTTAattatctctctcttttctgTTCGGAGTTGGAGCCAGTTGAAATCAGGTAAAacaagatcagagaattcatatgACAAGCGAGCTAAACTTTTTGCAGTTGCACTTCTCATATGTGAAGTTTGTCCAGCCAGACCCCTAGCAATCTGAGCTCATGAAAATCTCACAAAATCATTACCCAATGAGGGAGAAATATAAATGATGTGTTCAAGACTAAAGAGTGATGAGTTAAATGCTGCACATCACATCAAACAGAGGAAGTGCAGGTGATAGTGATTATTAAGAAACTAAGAAAGATGTAAAAAGCACAAGTCAGATATTACCTTGTCAAAAAACTCATGTAATTTCTCTCTCCCACTTCTCTCCTCATCTCCAAGTACATGACCAATTTGGACAAGTATATCATAAGCCCTGTTCCTGGTTTTTTTATTAACCTGCAAAGATACTCTTCAAAATTTAGCACAACAGCAGTCTTATGAAGGTGAATTAAGAAGCTATTTTCGGGTGAATCTGATGTTCATGCCAAATAGCATTCACAAGTGCTCCATATTCAAAAACACATTGAAGAATAAGCCCCCACTGTTCATTGACATGATCAATCCAAGAACAGCCACAACATATTATAAAAGAAACAGTAGGACCGACGTATTGAATTTGCAGGTGCAAAgaccaaaatgaaaaaaaaatacattaaaagaacaagattttattcaaaaacaGTCAATAACACAACAAAAACAATGTCCACAACATTTGTAATGATAGAAAAAGACCAAATACAAActgattaataatatttatcaatGCACTGTTGCAACAACGGCTCACATTTAGCATTCAAATAAAACACCACACTCTAGAAGAATGTTGCTTATACCTACATGAACTAGAGGGAAAATTACCAGTTGAAGACATTGCATGCCAACTCATTTTGCAACATTCCACAATTACCACATTACCTCTTTAACAGCAATTATTATTTCGGCAAGTAAAACTTCAACATCTTTTCTCCAGAAGTCCTCCAAACTATCCTGCAGGCAATGCATGCTTTCACATTATTTATGCTTCACACAGTCATGCTAGGTGATGCAACAAACTCTACAGCTTATCAGATGCatcattacaaaaataactcaaGGTAACAAACAAGGAAGCAAAAGCACACTTTTTAATACCTCTGACTTTGAAGCCTGAATTATTAAGAAGTAAAGGCAATCAAGTCTGTGACGTTTGGCAGAAAAATGGCATAAATGAAGAATTTCAACCATCAGCTCAAAAAGTTCCTTCAACTTTGAAGAAACAAAACGATCAGAACTCTgtcaagaaaaacacaaatcagAAAGTTTAAGCCAAcactacaacaacaacaacaaaggcttgtcccactaggtggggtcagctacatgaatcaaacgacgccattgagctctatcatgtatcatgtccACAGAGAGACTATCAAAGAAAATATCTTTGCAACACGAAATATAGCTCAGCAGTAAAAACACCAATTGAAGGTAGTTTCTCATGCTCCAAGAAAGAAAACATATAGTGGTGAAATATGTAAGAATCACTCCAACTTAACCATTGGACAGGTAACCAATCTATCAATAATATTATGTATTCCCATCAAATAACAACACTAATTGAAGCAATTTGGCTACAGTGATACAACATCAATACTTTTTTATGAATATGCTTTAATCACATCAACCAGACTTTTTTGGTTAACCAGAAAACCAAATCAAATGTTGTATAGACTACCTTGAGAATGATTGAAAGTGCTTTGTATGCCTTCTTCTGCATGACACCTTCAGCGTCCTGCAATTAATTAGAACTATAATACTTCTAACTTCAAATGTGAAAGGGGGATGAAGGAACTACTATAATAGAACAAAGTTAAATACACTTTTAGTCTTAGTCAGACCTTTAATGCTGGCTTTATTGCATGATATAATGCATCAATCCCTTCATCTGTTAAACCAGGCAACAGGGAAACTGCAAAGTCAATGTACTGTGCCCTGGGATAGAAAGAAATATGTTACAACTTTACGAAATACATCCATATATACACAATTCACGATATAGATGACTATGAATACTTGATAACTACTGAAGAAATTTCTTTTGATGCTTCATCAATCTGCATAGAACTGATATTCTGGGAATTGTCTACTCTGCCGGCCTCTTTAAGGCGTTTTCCAATGTCATTCATTCTGTGGATGAGTAAATTCCCCACAACTGTGTTATCTGCTATGGAAGCAATATCACCAATAGTACGCTGCACATGGACAAAAACCATCTTCATAAACTTGTTGCACCAGCCAAATGTAACAAATAAATTATCCATTCAATTCAAAGACAATCTAAAGACATGTCCACTTAGTATACTCACTAAATGGATACAGCATACCATGAAATATTCATATACCAAACAACCTGTCTATAGAAagactaaataattaaataacagTATGCAGAAAACATGCTTTCATTTTCACACTAGTGGAGGCATATTCTTTGGCACTGACATAAGATGGGTTTGGTAAAGTTTTTGCTTTAAAAGttgcttatttttcttgttttctcaaATATGGATTTTCAAAAGTTGTAGCAAATATATTTggtaaaacaaaaacaaaataaaagtctcCTTTAATAAGCACATGCTATAATAATAGTGTTTGGGTGAGCTtctaagaaaagatcttttttcgagttatctttttttaaaagatcttatagagaagtaaaagtaattttatgtttggatatctcatgtaaaaaggtctttttatctatcaattatgtttgggtataacaatataaaagtactttttgtttatttattacataaaaaacatattttttttaaggaaaaaagatcttttaaaaaaagatgtaaattacagcttctcaaaaaagatcttttttttattttactagtgcttttacttttactactagaaatttgccaaacacgttaaaaaataaaaaaaaagatctttttttaacaaaataatggcgcCCAAACATGCACTAAATAGTTAGAAATATCCAGATATTCATTAACATATAGGATTTTATATTAGTGTCTTTAATTTTGaaagggacaagcaagcttcgAAAAGTATTTTCACAGATCCTTGCAAAAGCaccccaaattttttaaaattgaaagcaAAGGCACATGACCTTGTTGTTTTTACTACACACAGCGTATTAATTAATGCTTTTGAATAGCCCAGATATTTCTCCAATAAACATACAGTCTCTATCACTCATATCAAGTGATTGTACAGAAGAACATAAATGCCAAAACCAAGTTACACAAAATAAGGATACCCTATGAGCATTACATGGCAAACAAAGAATCGGAATATTCTAGAACAAATAAATTATGATAATGATGAATATCACATGTAGCCAGCAGTGGGAAGTATCACAGACCCACCACATAAGCAGAATGTCTACGTCTAATTATAAATTATCTTCTATGCTGCGATCCACTAGGGATGCATAACTACTGCAAACCTGCTAAACACTGAAAAAACAATTCCCAATTTACAAAGTTTAGTACCTGTAAACAACCACCATCATCTTTTGAAGGCTTCAGGAATACGTCTGCCAGAGCAACTAGTAAGTGCTTTGCAGATGACTTCAGCACGTTCAAATTGTCCCTGGCAACCTGTTGCGAATAACAGACAAGACTTTGTTTGTCTATATCTTGCCCATTAAAATCTGTGTTATTTGCTTCCACAGCATTCTTGTTTTGCTGAATCAGAAGCTGCAAGCTATTGCATATTATTCCGCGAACCTCAGGTTCCTCTTTTATCTCTCTGCATAAATGTCCTTGCAGATTCCCGAAACATTCAGCAGTGTCAACAGGAAAGTTGCAAAACGAAGGCAGCAAAGACCACAAAGTGTAAGCAAGGGCATCTGCATTCCTTGATGAAACCTTGAAACCTTGCTTCTCAAGCTGCACAGCACAGAAAGTAACAAAAATCTCTGCAGGAGACTAATACTGCaactcataaataaataataaattgtttCCCACCTTTCGAGCCTTCTCCTTTATACGTTCAATCATGGGCAAAATTTcttctttaaaataatttaaacgtGCACCAATAATATACTGTTTCAGGATTGGAAACAGCCAGATATTCGCATCCAACAAGTCTTCAGCTTCCAAATTCAGAGGTATAAAGGACAGCAATCCGTCAGGTCCCATTGCAGCAAGAGCTGATCCAAAGCATTCATGCAACTACAAGATGTAGAATGTACTATACATAAGTAATCAGTTGCCCAAAGAAaactataacataaaaaatagttcCAGAATCTTAACAACATACTAATGGGCGAATAGACTAAGAAAGGAATTGAGAAAAAAAGGTTTGCTCCCAATTCTTGAACaatcataataaatatataaatcaaCAGAAGTTTGCAGCACATAGCAGCTATTCTGTTATTTGCTAAGCACGCAATCATCAGCATTGACAGCACCAAATGTCCCTATTAATACTAATTACAAGGGCAAACCTAGAAATGAAACGGTTGCTAAAACCAACCCAGTCACTTTAAAAACCTTCAATATTATAACAGAATACAAAATATATCCAACTCTTTCCTGGTCAACTCTAATAGAAAACCATTCAAAAATAGGATACCTGCTTCTTAAAGGGAAAATCTCCTTCATGCAGCTTTTGCACATCTACCAAGTTCTTGAGTATTCCTCTCATAAAATAAGGAGAACTGTTTCCTGTATTGATGATAGCAAAGTCCCAAATATAAGTAATTTGCAGTATATACATTATTTTAAGAACAAGATTACAAAATTGACTCAAAAACAGAGGTGAGATAAATATCGACAATTTAATCACACCATCCATGATCTAGACAAATTAAATCATAATTATAATtgttaaattagaaataatactCCCTGGCCTCTTAGTCTAATCAACGACAAAAAGAGGTCGTCAGTGCAAAAAGAATAATGGGATCTCACAGCAAACAAAGTACCTAATTTATTAAACATAGCTGAAACAACTTGTAATACTCTGTCCCAGACAGAACTATAGCGATAATCAAGTAAGCTCTCAACAATTGCACAGATTTTTTCAATAATGGTTGGTCCTGACTTCCACGATCCTCTGTCCTCACTAAAAGAGATCTGATCCACTCCCTCCTTAATCAAACATGCATCAATACAAGAGTTAATCATGCTCTTAAAGGCATCAGTGGCTGCATATATTGCCTCTTCATGATCAGATGCCAAAATATCTGCATATTCAAAGGGAAAAAAACAATACTTGAGGAAGTACCTTTCGAAACAGG harbors:
- the LOC107471210 gene encoding uncharacterized protein LOC107471210 isoform X2 — its product is MDDFDMDAPSFFGEGSNDDFCYSILSRFSGSTKESHLHLCAVIGAMSQELKEQKLASFPVAYFGAACSSLDRISMEPNPPSHVIGALLTVISLLIPRVPAAVLKKQREFLSELVVRVLRSLGESESVMISGLTCLSHLLIRRDGVNWSDVSPLFTVLLGFLTDSRPQVRRKSHLYLRDVLLNFQNSSLLASASEGVKKLLESFSLPARRADANASEGTVGAQQVLYILDALKESLPFVSLEDKTSILENYKILLDLHEPLVTRRITDGLSFLCLYPTSEVLPDPLLELLCLLAHSISSNETSREGMTFTARLLATGMNKVYLLKRQICVVKLPLVFNALKDILASDHEEAIYAATDAFKSMINSCIDACLIKEGVDQISFSEDRGSWKSGPTIIEKICAIVESLLDYRYSSVWDRVLQVVSAMFNKLGNSSPYFMRGILKNLVDVQKLHEGDFPFKKQLHECFGSALAAMGPDGLLSFIPLNLEAEDLLDANIWLFPILKQYIIGARLNYFKEEILPMIERIKEKARKLEKQGFKVSSRNADALAYTLWSLLPSFCNFPVDTAECFGNLQGHLCREIKEEPEVRGIICNSLQLLIQQNKNAVEANNTDFNGQDIDKQSLVCYSQQVARDNLNVLKSSAKHLLVALADVFLKPSKDDGGCLQRTIGDIASIADNTVVGNLLIHRMNDIGKRLKEAGRVDNSQNISSMQIDEASKEISSVVIKAQYIDFAVSLLPGLTDEGIDALYHAIKPALKDAEGVMQKKAYKALSIILKLKELFELMVEILHLCHFSAKRHRLDCLYFLIIQASKSEDSLEDFWRKDVEVLLAEIIIAVKEVNKKTRNRAYDILVQIGHVLGDEERSGREKLHEFFDKIARGLAGQTSHMRSATAKSLARLSYEFSDLVLPDFNWLQLRTEKREIIKANLGLLKVLVVKSQAEELKVRLPSIVEALLKWQNSTQNHFKAKVKLLLGMLVTKCGLGAVKDVIPKEHMKLLTNICKIQEQKKRKWGAKSEETKTHFSKATKSRHSMWNHTKIFSDFDEEIDGTYGDYLNAKTISGRGRSAATSVRSNIRLKKKLPEDESDDEPLDLLDRKKAWSALRSSEHLKRKSRFEDDEMELDPHGRLIIRQEGKQRKEKPDEPEYDARSEPDSHLSGRCGTKAQKRRKTSDSGWAYTGNEYTSKKARGDVKRKDKLEPYAYWPLDRKMMSRRPQQCAAARKGMSSVVKMTKKFEGKSTSGVLSMKSLKLKKKGSGKKM
- the LOC107471210 gene encoding uncharacterized protein LOC107471210 isoform X1: MDDFDMDAPSFFGEGSNDDFCYSILSRFSGSTKESHLHLCAVIGAMSQELKEQKLASFPVAYFGAACSSLDRISMEPNPPSHVIGALLTVISLLIPRVPAAVLKKQREFLSELVVRVLRSLGESESVMISGLTCLSHLLIRRDGVNWSDVSPLFTVLLGFLTDSRPQVRRKSHLYLRDVLLNFQNSSLLASASEGVKKLLESFSLPARRADANASEGTVGAQQVLYILDALKESLPFVSLEDKTSILENYKILLDLHEPLVTRRITDGLSFLCLYPTSEVLPDPLLELLCLLAHSISSNETSREGMTFTARLLATGMNKVYLLKRQICVVKLPLVFNALKDILASDHEEAIYAATDAFKSMINSCIDACLIKEGVDQISFSEDRGSWKSGPTIIEKICAIVESLLDYRYSSVWDRVLQVVSAMFNKLGNSSPYFMRGILKNLVDVQKLHEGDFPFKKQLHECFGSALAAMGPDGLLSFIPLNLEAEDLLDANIWLFPILKQYIIGARLNYFKEEILPMIERIKEKARKLEKQGFKVSSRNADALAYTLWSLLPSFCNFPVDTAECFGNLQGHLCREIKEEPEVRGIICNSLQLLIQQNKNAVEANNTDFNGQDIDKQSLVCYSQQVARDNLNVLKSSAKHLLVALADVFLKPSKDDGGCLQRTIGDIASIADNTVVGNLLIHRMNDIGKRLKEAGRVDNSQNISSMQIDEASKEISSVVIKAQYIDFAVSLLPGLTDEGIDALYHAIKPALKDAEGVMQKKAYKALSIILKSSDRFVSSKLKELFELMVEILHLCHFSAKRHRLDCLYFLIIQASKSEDSLEDFWRKDVEVLLAEIIIAVKEVNKKTRNRAYDILVQIGHVLGDEERSGREKLHEFFDKIARGLAGQTSHMRSATAKSLARLSYEFSDLVLPDFNWLQLRTEKREIIKANLGLLKVLVVKSQAEELKVRLPSIVEALLKWQNSTQNHFKAKVKLLLGMLVTKCGLGAVKDVIPKEHMKLLTNICKIQEQKKRKWGAKSEETKTHFSKATKSRHSMWNHTKIFSDFDEEIDGTYGDYLNAKTISGRGRSAATSVRSNIRLKKKLPEDESDDEPLDLLDRKKAWSALRSSEHLKRKSRFEDDEMELDPHGRLIIRQEGKQRKEKPDEPEYDARSEPDSHLSGRCGTKAQKRRKTSDSGWAYTGNEYTSKKARGDVKRKDKLEPYAYWPLDRKMMSRRPQQCAAARKGMSSVVKMTKKFEGKSTSGVLSMKSLKLKKKGSGKKM